Within Xanthomonas theicola, the genomic segment CCAGCTCGGCCCGACCCTGACCGAACTGCGCAGGCTGATCCGCGACCTGCGCCGGGTCAGCGACCGCCTGGACAACAACCCCGCGCGCTACCTGCTCGGCCGCGACGCCCCGAAGGAGTTCGAACCCAAATGAAGCCGACGCGCGCCCTCCTGATCGCCGTCCCGGCCCTGCTGCTCGCCAGTTGCTCCGCGCTGACCGGCAGTGGCAAGGACCCGGTGACGATCTACGCGCCCGACGTGCGCGTGGCGCCGGACCCGTCCTGGCCGCAGGTGGCCTGGCAGCTGGCGATCACCAAGCCCAGCGCCGCACGCGTGGTCGACAGCCCGCGCATCGCAGTGCGGCCCAGCCCTGACGAACTGCAGGTGTACAGCGGCGTCAGCTGGGCGCAGCCGGCCACCGACATGCTCGAAGACACGCTGCTGCGCGCGTTCGAGGATTCCGGGCGCATCCCCGGCGTGGCCCGGCTCGGCACCGGCATCCGCGCCGACTACAAGCTGGTGCTGGACCTGCGCCGCTTCGAATCCGACTACGCCGGCCGCGAGGTACCCTCGGCCACGATCGAACTCAACGCCAAGCTGCTGTACACGCCCGACCAGCGCGTGGTCGCCTCGCGCACCTTCCTTGCCGCGCAGCCGGCGGCCGGCACCGCCCAGGCGCAGGTCGCCGACGCCTTCGGCCAGGCGCTGGCGCAGCTGACCGGCGACGTGGTCGGCTGGACCCTGCAACAGGGGCAAACGGATGCCGCGAAGGCGCTGGCGCCGCAGCCGATGATCGTACCGGTACCGCGACACTGATCCCAGAGCGCTTTTGATTTAACTATATCCAAGCGATAGCTAGCCTTGGTTTCCCCGAGGAAGTGGCGATGCGTGCCTATTCACAAGGCTTGCGCGACCGTGTTCTGGGAGCATTGGAACGCGGTGAAGGTGCGACGGCCATCGCCAGGCGCTACGAAGTGAGCCGCGTGTGGGTGTATCAAGTCCGCAGGCGATGGGAAAAAAGAAGGGCAGCGCCAGAGTCTGCCGATGGGCGGTCATCGACGATCGTCGATCGCGCACAAGGAAGCGCAGATTCGGCAGTGGATTGCTGCGACGCCGGACCTGACGCTGGTGGAGTTGAGCGAGCGTCGGGTCGGGGAAGGGATGGAGCTCGAGGTGCCGGCGCTGTGGCATCGACTCGACAGGCGGGGTTTGAGTTTTAAACAAAACGCTGCAGGCCGGCGAGCGATCTCGCGCCGACGTGCAACAGGCGCGGATTGAGTGGGCGCACGATCAGCCCCGGTGGGATTCAACGCACCTGGCGCTTCTGGACGACACAGCGACGACGACCCGCATGACGCGACGGCGAGGGCGTTCGCCACGCGGCCAGCGCTGTATCGCCTCGGCCCCCTACGGTCACTGGAAGACCACCGCCTTCATTGCCGGCTTACGCCATGATGCGATCACCGACCCATGGGGATTGGACGACCCAATGAATGGCGCTGCTTTTCTCGCCTATATCCAAAGGCGCCTGTGCCCCACCCTGCGCCCGGGCGACATCGTGGTCGCCGACGACCTGTCATGCCACTGAAAGTGGCCGGTGTCAGGGAAGCGATCGAAGCGGTCGGCGCCACCTTATTGATCAGAGATACATGATCTTGAATCCAGCTGCATAGCGGATCGGTTTATGCATGAAATAGCGAGCGACACGCTGTGGCGATTTCTGGAGACCACGCAGATGGCTGATGACCGCTTTCTTGAACTGTCCCTTGGTCCGCGCCGGAACTTGTTTCATCGCGTTCGCCTTCGGATCGGCGTTGAGCATCTCGTCGGGGTTCGGCTCCGGGCTGTACGACGGCAGGTAGAACACGTCGATCTCCTGGACGTGCTCGGCCAGCCACGCCTCGACCGGCTTGGCATGATGAACCTTCAGGTTGTCGAGAATCAGAAACACCTTCTTGCTGCGCATGTCTTCGATCGGCCGCTTCAGGAAATCGAGCGGGATATCGGCGTTCATCGCATCCTCGAAGACTTTCCAGCGCACCTGGCCGCGATTGGTCGCCGTCGACGTCACCGACAGGCCTTCGCGTCGGCTCGCCACGCGCCGCTCGGGCGTCTTGCCCATCGGTGCGTAGGAGCGGCCTCGTACATCGTCCAAGCCCAGCCCCGTTTCCTCGCCCCACTGGATTTGCGCGCCTTCGGTTTTTGAATCGCCCCGACTTTCGCGGAGGCTATTTGGTTTAAGTTAAGCCGGCATCAAGGCAGTGCTCATGAATTGGCTGTAGTAGTTTGCCTCAGCTTCTGCCGGAGGGATATAGCCGATGGATTCCAGCAGTCGATGATGGTTGAACCAGGCCACCCATTCGAGCGTGGCCAGTTCGACGGATTCCCTGGTTTTCCAGGGTCCACGACGATGAATCAATTCCGCCTTGTATAGACCATTGATGGTTTCGGCCAAGGCGTTGTCGTAGCTGTCCCCACGACTGCCAACCGATGGCGCAATGCCGGCTTCGGCCAATCGTTCGCTGTAGCGAATTCCAACATATTGCGATCCTCTGTCGGAATGATGGATCAGGCTAACCTTGCTCTCCGGTTGGCGAGCATAGAGCGCCTGTTCCAGTGCATCCAGGACGAAGTCCGTCGTCATGCGGCTGCTCACGCGCCAGCCAACGATACGCCGGGCATACACGTCGATAACGAAGGCGACGTACAGCCAACCTTGCCAAGTCGATACATAGGTAAAGTCGGAGACCCAAAGCTGATTGGGACGATCCGCCTTGAACTGACGATTGACTCGGTCCAGCGGGCATGACGCCTTCGGATCGGCACGCGTGGTGCGAATATGTTTGCCGCGCCGTGCTCCCTGAAGTCCTTGCTGACGCATCAATCTCTCCACCGTACAACGTGCGATAGCAATGCCTTCACGGTTCAACTGCCGCCAGACCTTATCGGCACCATACACGCGCATGTTGGCGTGCCACACCCGGTCGATCTCAATACGCAGTACCGCGTCGCGCTGGCTGCGGGCGCAACACAATTGAGGGTTACGTTGCCGCGCTGCATAACGCCGGTACGCCGATGGGGCAACCTGCAATACCTTGCAGATCGGCTCGACCCCGTGGCCATCCCGGTAGCGATCGATATAAGTATTTACGACTTCAGTTTGCGGTCGAGCTCCGCCTGCGCGAAAAAAACACTAGCGGTCTTGAGAATCTCGTTGGCTCGACGCAATTCCTTGACCTCACGCTCCAGTGCCTTGAGACGTTCACGCTCAGCAGTGCTGATGCCATCCCGCTCGCCGCTATCTATCTCGGAGCGCTTGACCCAGTCCAGCAGCGTCTGAGGCGTGCAGCCTATCATTGGTGCAATCGATTCGACCGCAGCCCACGTCGATGAATGCTCGCCGCGTTGCTCCCGAACCAGGCACACCGCACGCTCGCGGACTTCAGGGGAAAACTTGCTTGATTTCTTGTTCATGGCTCTATTCTCTCAAGAGTTCGAGCCTCCTCAAAATCCGGGGCGGTTCATTTTGCCCGGCGCGCCATCTCCGGGGACGTCTCGCTCCGCCATGCCTGCACCGCTTCCGTCGCTGCTCGCAGGCCCGCCTCATCGGCTTTTGCGGTGTGAAGCCCCAGCGCGCCGGATACAGGCCGACACCCTGCCATGTCAGCGTCAAACCGCATCGCGGCCGGATCAACGCCCGCACGGCATGTCGCCTCCAAAACGCGAACGACATCTTCGACTGGCCCGGCATCCGCTCGCGCACCAGGACGCGAAGGCCCACTCCCTGTTGCTGCGTCAGCGCGCAACCTCCATTCACCGAACGTCCGCCGGGTTCGTCGCGCAAGGCCGTCGCGCCTTCGAGCGCAGATCGCTTGCAGATGTCGAACACCCCCGTACGGGACAGGTCCGTCTGCTCGGCAATCTCTTCGTAGGTCCAGCCGCGCTTGCGCAGGGCGATCGCCTGCCGACGCCGCTCTTCCCGTGCCTCACGAGGAAGCGATCTCATGTCGCGTTTTTCCATGTCCCCCACAGGAGAAGCGATTTCCAGATGTCAAGATCAACTATTTCGAATCAATAGCTCTACTTGCCACCGCACCGCCCGACCTCCATCCGATCGAGACGATGTTCTCCAAGCGCAAGGCCCTTTTACGCAAAGCCGCCAAGCGAACCGTGGATGCTTTGCGGACCGAGATCGGCACACGACTGGATGTGTCCACGTCTCACGAATGCTCCAACGACTTCGCTTCATGCGAATACGTAAATAGATAAATCGAAAATGCTCTAAGGATAGTCTGATCAACGCGGTCGGAGGATGAGGCAAGCCATATCGACCACGCCCACGGCGCTCAGACCCTCGGTTTTTCGCCGTTTCCGGCGCATTTCCGGGGTATTTCCCGGATTACAGGCACACCCTCCCCACGACAGGCAGCAACTGCTTTCGCTTCAGCCACAGGTTCGACAGCGCAAACAGCGTCAGCACTTGCGCCGTGTTCTTCGCCAGGCCGCGATAGCGCACCTTGACGTAGCCAAACTGGCGCTTGATCACCCGGAACGGATGCTCCACCTTCGCCCTCAGGCTGGCCTTGGCGTGCTCCCAGCGCTGTGCCCACTTCAATTCGCGCTTGCTCTTGATCTGCTTCAGCTTCGAGGGCTTCTCCGCGATCAGATAGCGCAGCTTGCGCTTGCTCGCCATCTCCTCGCGCTTGGCCAGCCCG encodes:
- a CDS encoding ABC-type transport auxiliary lipoprotein family protein — protein: MKPTRALLIAVPALLLASCSALTGSGKDPVTIYAPDVRVAPDPSWPQVAWQLAITKPSAARVVDSPRIAVRPSPDELQVYSGVSWAQPATDMLEDTLLRAFEDSGRIPGVARLGTGIRADYKLVLDLRRFESDYAGREVPSATIELNAKLLYTPDQRVVASRTFLAAQPAAGTAQAQVADAFGQALAQLTGDVVGWTLQQGQTDAAKALAPQPMIVPVPRH
- a CDS encoding transposase, translating into MTRRRGRSPRGQRCIASAPYGHWKTTAFIAGLRHDAITDPWGLDDPMNGAAFLAYIQRRLCPTLRPGDIVVADDLSCH
- a CDS encoding IS3 family transposase (programmed frameshift), encoding MNKKSSKFSPEVRERAVCLVREQRGEHSSTWAAVESIAPMIGCTPQTLLDWVKRSEIDSGERDGISTAERERLKALEREVKELRRANEILKTASGFFRAGGARPQTEVVNTYIDRYRDGHGVEPICKVLQVAPSAYRRYAARQRNPQLCCARSQRDAVLRIEIDRVWHANMRVYGADKVWRQLNREGIAIARCTVERLMRQQGLQGARRGKHIRTTRADPKASCPLDRVNRQFKADRPNQLWVSDFTYVSTWQGWLYVAFVIDVYARRIVGWRVSSRMTTDFVLDALEQALYARQPESKVSLIHHSDRGSQYVGIRYSERLAEAGIAPSVGSRGDSYDNALAETINGLYKAELIHRRGPWKTRESVELATLEWVAWFNHHRLLESIGYIPPAEAEANYYSQFMSTALMPA
- a CDS encoding winged helix-turn-helix domain-containing protein, coding for MEKRDMRSLPREAREERRRQAIALRKRGWTYEEIAEQTDLSRTGVFDICKRSALEGATALRDEPGGRSVNGGCALTQQQGVGLRVLVRERMPGQSKMSFAFWRRHAVRALIRPRCGLTLTWQGVGLYPARWGFTPQKPMRRACEQRRKRCRHGGARRPRRWRAGQNEPPRILRRLELLRE